The nucleotide window ACGCCCGCGCGAGCTCCGTCCGCGGGCTGGCGGTCGTCGGCGGAATCGCCGTCCCCCACGACAGCGTCCCGTGTGGGGTCGCGTCGACGACCCGCTCGCGGAGCGTGGCCGCGGTCGTGTCCGGCGGAATCCGGAACTGCGCCTCGACGGTCGCCCGGACGGCGCCGTCCTCGGTCGACCCGCCGTCGAACTGGGTCGGCGTCGCGGTGACGGCCGTCGACACCCCCTCGGCGTCGCCGGCGGGCTCGTCCGGCGGCCGAGCGGTGTCGTCGTCCCCGACGAGCGTGCCGCCGTCGTCGACGACCCGGTCGGCGATCCGGCGCCACCACGCCGTCGCGTACTGGACGGCGTTGGGCTCCGGTCGAGAAGCGTGGCCCGCGGCCGTCTCCACCGTGTACGTGACCGGGAGGAACCCACGGTAGCCCAGCGTGAGCGCGTCCCAGCCGGACGGCTCCCCGTTGACGACCGCAGCCGGCGCCGGGCGGTCACCGACGAGGTGGCGCGCGCCGCGCGAGCCGCGTTCCTCGCCCACGACCGCCGCGAACGACGCCCCGGTCTCGACGGCCGCGACCGCCATCGTCGCCAACGGCCCGGTGGCGTCCACGCTGCCGCGACCCCACAGTTCGGCCACCTCGTCGTCGCCGCCGACGTCCGGCACCGGACTGTGGCCCCAGCGCGCCTCGGCCGCCGAGACGGTCTCGACCCGCACTGGCACCTCGCCCGGCACGGTGTCGACGTGTGAGGTGAGCAACACGTCGTCGCCTTCTTCGGTCCCCGGCGCCGGCGCACGGACGTTGCCGACGGCGTCCGTGTGGACCTCGCGGCCACACCCGCGGAGGAACGCCGCGAGCAGCCGCCCGGCGTCCGCCTCCTCGCCCGACGGCGACGGCGTCGCCACCAGGTCACACAGTAGCTGCCGGACGGGCGTGTCGAGCGCCGCCGACTCGGCGGGCGAGTCGACGGCGTCCGTCCCGGCGGCCGCGCGGCCGTCGACGGTCACGACAACACCTCCACGAGCGCGTCCACGAGCCGGTCGGCGTCCGACTCCGTCACCGTCAGCGGCGGGAGCAGACGGAGCACCGTCCGACCAGCCGGCAGCGCCAGCACGTTCTCCGACAGCGCCAGCTCCCGGAGCACCCGGTTCGCGCCACGACGGAGCTGGACACCGAGCATCAGCCCGGCGCCCCGCACCTCGCGGATCGGGAGGTCGTGTGTCTCCGTGGCCGCCTCGATCTCGGACCGGAGGTACGAGCCGACGGCGGCGGCGTGTTCCGGCAGCCGTTCGTCCACGATGGTGTCGAGGGTGGCGACCGCGGCGGCACACGGAATCGGGTTGCCGGAGAAGGTGGAGCCGTGGTTGCCGGCGCCGTCGGCGAGCCAGTCGGCACACAGTGTCGCCCCCAGCGGCAGCCCGGAGGCGACCCCCTTGGCCGTCGTGACGGCGTCCGGGACGATCCCGGCGCGCTCGCAGGCCCACAGCTGTCCCGTCCGACCGAGCCCGGTCTGGATCTCGTCACAGACGAGTGCCGCGCCCGCCTCCGCGGTCGCCTCGCGGGCGGTCTGGAGGTAGTCGACGCTCGCGGGGTGGATACCGCCTTCACCCTGGATCGGCTCCAGGAACACCGCCGCAGTGTCCTCGGTGACGGCCTCCGCCAACGCCTCGCCGTCCCCGTACGGGACGAACCGGACGCCCCGGGGGATCGGGTCGAAGCCGGCGCGGTACTTCGGCTTCCAGGTGAGCGACAGCGCCCCCATCGTCCGGCCGTGGAAGGCACGCTTCGCCGCGATCACCTCCGTCCGACCGGTGGCAGATCTGGCGAACTTCAAGGCCGCCTCGACCGCCTCGGTCCCGGAGTTACACAGCCAGACGTTGTCGAGACTGCCCGGCGCGATCGCGCCCAGCTTCTCGTAGGTCGCCGTCCGGGTCGCCGTCGGGTACGACGCCTGGACGTACAACAGGTCGCCCGCCTGCTCGCGGACCGCGCTCACCACGTCCGGGTGGCAGTGGCCGACCGGGACACAGGCGTACGACGCCCCGAAGTCGAGGTACTCCCGACCGTCCGTGTCCACGAGGTGGACGCCGTCGCCGCCGGCCAGCTCCAACGGCTTCTCCGAGAAGACGAACCCCTCTCCTTCTCCTTCGCTCTCACCTTCGCCTCCGCCGGCGCCGTCCGCCGGCGACTGGTCGACGTCGCTCACTGTTCCACCTCCTCGGCGACGGCCGCGCGGTCGATCCGAGTGCCGGCACCGCCCAGCGCCGCCACGACGGGGTCGCGCACGCCGGCGTCACCCACGACGACCGCAGGCGCGCCCGCCGACAACGCCTCCTCGGCGGCCATCACCTTCCGGGTCATGAACCCCTCCGCGGCCGTCTCCAACTCGGCGAACCCCGCGGGCGTCGACACCCGTTCGATCAGCGTCTCCGGGTCGTCCGGATCGGCGTACACCCCGGCCACGTCCGTCAGCGCCACGAGCGGCGCCGACAGCGCCCCCGCGACGGCCGCCGCCGCGCGGTCGGCGTCCGCGTTGGCCGGGAGCGACTCGTCGCCGTCCGCGGCGAACATCGGGACAGTGACGACCGGGACGTGACCCGCGTCCAAGAGGAGTTCCAGCAGTTCCGTCCGGACGGACTCGATCCGGCCGGAGTGGTCCCCGCGGCGCACCTTCCGACGGCCGTCCTCCTTCACCCGGACGGTGCCGGTGCGCGGCCCCGTGAGGAGCCCGCCGTCGACGCCCGAGAGGCCGACGGCGTCGACGGTCTCGTTGCGGAGTTGGGCGACGAACTCTGTGTTCAGCCCGCCCGCCATCGTCATCGTGAACAGCTCCATCGTCTCGGCGTCGGTGAACCGGCCGGTGACGCCGTCGGGCGTCTCGACGTACTCCGGCTCGCGGCCGACCCGTTCCAGCGTCTCGTCGACGGCGGTCGACCCACCGTGGACGACCACCACCCGGACGCCGTTGGCGACGAGGTGGGCCACGTCGCCGACGGCGCCCGCGGGATCCACGGCGGCTGCACCGCCCACCTTCACCACGACCGTCTCCGGGTCGAGCGCGTCCGGGTCCGGCTCTCTGCCGCCGTCGGCCGCGAACGTCACGTCCGCCGGCGGGGCCGCGTCGAACCCCGT belongs to Halobaculum sp. MBLA0143 and includes:
- a CDS encoding [LysW]-lysine hydrolase; translated protein: MTVDGRAAAGTDAVDSPAESAALDTPVRQLLCDLVATPSPSGEEADAGRLLAAFLRGCGREVHTDAVGNVRAPAPGTEEGDDVLLTSHVDTVPGEVPVRVETVSAAEARWGHSPVPDVGGDDEVAELWGRGSVDATGPLATMAVAAVETGASFAAVVGEERGSRGARHLVGDRPAPAAVVNGEPSGWDALTLGYRGFLPVTYTVETAAGHASRPEPNAVQYATAWWRRIADRVVDDGGTLVGDDDTARPPDEPAGDAEGVSTAVTATPTQFDGGSTEDGAVRATVEAQFRIPPDTTAATLRERVVDATPHGTLSWGTAIPPTTASPRTELARAFRAAIRTAGGDTRLLRKTGTADANLYADAWGVPTVTYGPGDSTLDHTSDERVPLPAVDHATAVLVDAVERLR
- a CDS encoding aspartate aminotransferase family protein, which encodes MELAGGDGVHLVDTDGREYLDFGASYACVPVGHCHPDVVSAVREQAGDLLYVQASYPTATRTATYEKLGAIAPGSLDNVWLCNSGTEAVEAALKFARSATGRTEVIAAKRAFHGRTMGALSLTWKPKYRAGFDPIPRGVRFVPYGDGEALAEAVTEDTAAVFLEPIQGEGGIHPASVDYLQTAREATAEAGAALVCDEIQTGLGRTGQLWACERAGIVPDAVTTAKGVASGLPLGATLCADWLADGAGNHGSTFSGNPIPCAAAVATLDTIVDERLPEHAAAVGSYLRSEIEAATETHDLPIREVRGAGLMLGVQLRRGANRVLRELALSENVLALPAGRTVLRLLPPLTVTESDADRLVDALVEVLS
- a CDS encoding acetylglutamate/acetylaminoadipate kinase is translated as MTFAADGGREPDPDALDPETVVVKVGGAAAVDPAGAVGDVAHLVANGVRVVVVHGGSTAVDETLERVGREPEYVETPDGVTGRFTDAETMELFTMTMAGGLNTEFVAQLRNETVDAVGLSGVDGGLLTGPRTGTVRVKEDGRRKVRRGDHSGRIESVRTELLELLLDAGHVPVVTVPMFAADGDESLPANADADRAAAAVAGALSAPLVALTDVAGVYADPDDPETLIERVSTPAGFAELETAAEGFMTRKVMAAEEALSAGAPAVVVGDAGVRDPVVAALGGAGTRIDRAAVAEEVEQ